The Saccharopolyspora gloriosae genome window below encodes:
- a CDS encoding glycerophosphodiester phosphodiesterase family protein, translating to MTHPFLQGPWPRAFAHRGWHLGDLHDMENSMSALRRAVDEGYRYLETDVHATADEVVVLNHDPNLDRTTDGRGTIRRLPWSAVGSARVGGREPVARLDDVLEELPQALLNIDVKEDAAVRPVLETLRRHDAWHRVCLASFDERRLRELRKGGSSELLTSMGKRSAATLWGASRYGGRGLRSRIDGWAAQVPRWHGRIRVVDQRFVRMAHHWGLEVHTWTVNEASEMRDLLDLGVDGVVTDRPDVLRDVLRDVLGDRFAGGTGPGGLREAERGDDLS from the coding sequence GTGACCCACCCGTTCCTGCAGGGACCCTGGCCACGCGCATTCGCCCACCGAGGTTGGCACCTCGGCGACCTGCACGACATGGAGAACTCGATGAGCGCCCTGCGGCGCGCCGTCGACGAGGGCTACCGCTACCTCGAGACCGACGTGCACGCCACGGCCGACGAGGTGGTCGTCCTGAACCATGATCCGAACCTGGACCGCACGACGGACGGGCGCGGTACGATCCGTCGGCTGCCGTGGTCGGCGGTCGGGTCCGCCCGCGTCGGCGGGCGGGAACCGGTCGCCCGCCTCGACGACGTGCTGGAGGAACTCCCGCAGGCGCTGCTGAACATCGACGTCAAGGAGGACGCCGCGGTTCGGCCGGTCCTGGAGACCTTGCGCAGGCACGACGCGTGGCATCGGGTCTGCCTCGCGTCGTTCGACGAGCGCCGGCTGCGCGAACTGCGCAAGGGCGGGAGCTCGGAACTGCTGACGTCGATGGGGAAGCGGAGCGCGGCGACGCTGTGGGGAGCGTCGCGCTACGGCGGCCGGGGCCTGCGGTCGCGGATCGACGGGTGGGCCGCGCAGGTGCCGCGGTGGCACGGCAGGATCCGCGTCGTCGATCAGCGGTTCGTCCGGATGGCGCACCACTGGGGACTGGAAGTGCACACGTGGACGGTGAACGAGGCGTCGGAGATGCGGGACCTGCTCGACCTGGGGGTCGACGGAGTGGTCACCGATCGTCCCGACGTGCTGCGCGACGTGCTGCGCGACGTGCTGGGCGACCGGTTCGCGGGCGGCACCGGACCGGGCGGCCTCCGGGAAGCGGAGCGGGGAGACGACCTGTCCTGA
- a CDS encoding universal stress protein, with protein sequence MFLPARTVLAGVDGSEQSERCAEWATAEAALLGASLHLVLAYDTAHRREWADELVRGVAARCRAAEPELHVRAQAVPGNPAEDLVARSAEAALVVVGSRGRGAIRDALLGSVSTAVATSAGCPAVVVRGAGEPGPGPVVVGLDLSPASRPALHFAFDCADRRGRELVAVQALPDAYFLPAILDDAERRRHQEDAEEQVSGQLAVWREHYPDVVVRRIATDQHPVESLCEQARGARLLVVGHRSRSTPARPGSVALGVLHHSPCPVAVVGDQVGLDW encoded by the coding sequence GTGTTCCTTCCCGCCAGAACCGTGCTCGCCGGTGTCGACGGTTCCGAGCAGTCGGAGCGCTGCGCCGAGTGGGCGACCGCGGAGGCGGCGCTGCTCGGGGCCTCGCTGCACCTGGTGCTCGCCTACGACACCGCGCACCGCCGGGAATGGGCGGACGAGCTGGTGCGCGGCGTCGCCGCGCGGTGCCGCGCCGCCGAACCCGAACTGCACGTCCGCGCGCAAGCGGTGCCCGGGAATCCCGCCGAGGACTTGGTGGCGCGGTCCGCGGAAGCGGCGCTGGTCGTCGTCGGGTCCCGCGGTCGCGGAGCGATCCGGGACGCGTTGCTGGGTTCGGTGAGCACCGCCGTCGCCACGAGCGCCGGTTGCCCGGCGGTCGTGGTGCGCGGGGCGGGCGAGCCGGGTCCCGGCCCGGTCGTCGTCGGCCTCGACCTGTCGCCCGCGAGCAGGCCCGCGCTGCACTTCGCGTTCGACTGCGCGGACCGGCGCGGGCGCGAGCTGGTGGCCGTGCAGGCGCTGCCCGACGCCTACTTCCTGCCGGCCATCCTCGACGACGCCGAGCGCCGCAGGCACCAGGAGGACGCGGAGGAGCAGGTGAGCGGCCAGCTGGCGGTGTGGCGGGAGCACTATCCCGATGTCGTGGTCCGCCGGATCGCGACGGACCAGCATCCGGTGGAGTCGCTGTGCGAGCAGGCACGCGGCGCGCGGCTGCTGGTCGTGGGCCACCGGTCGCGGAGCACCCCGGCGCGGCCGGGCTCGGTCGCGCTCGGCGTGCTGCACCACTCGCCGTGCCCGGTGGCGGTGGTGGGCGATCAGGTCGGGTTGGACTGGTAG
- a CDS encoding LLM class flavin-dependent oxidoreductase — MRTATTVEASGGGRDHVAFVVEAEKLGLDVCWVAEAWGSDAPSVLGHYAAKTDRMLLGSGIMQVGTRTPVAVAQTAITLANLSGGRFLLGLGASGPQVIEGLHGVPFARPRSRTRETVQIVRAALGGEKIAHSGREFTIPLPGEAVPMRLSARPEHPIPIYLATMSPAMLRLTGEIADGWLGTSFVPEGAVEAYFAHLDEGLRDAGRSRADLDVCQGAEVAFARDEDALRPMVAARKEALAFSLGGMGSASTNFYNRAYGRQGWAEVAAEVRDRWQAGDRAGAAALVTDDMVLATTLIGTEPMVRERLRVWRDAGVDLVRLYPAGDDLDERLSTLARAIELVREVDGRPPEHRGPRRSDRPGYQSNPT, encoded by the coding sequence ATGCGCACGGCGACCACGGTCGAGGCATCCGGGGGCGGCCGAGACCACGTGGCGTTCGTGGTGGAGGCCGAGAAGCTGGGGCTCGACGTGTGCTGGGTCGCCGAGGCCTGGGGTTCCGACGCGCCCTCCGTGCTGGGCCACTACGCGGCGAAGACGGACCGGATGTTGCTCGGCTCCGGGATCATGCAGGTCGGCACGCGCACTCCCGTCGCGGTGGCGCAGACCGCCATCACCTTGGCGAACCTGTCCGGTGGCCGTTTCCTGCTCGGGCTGGGAGCCTCCGGGCCGCAGGTGATCGAGGGGCTGCACGGCGTCCCCTTCGCGCGGCCGCGCAGCCGGACCAGGGAGACCGTGCAGATCGTCCGAGCCGCCCTCGGGGGCGAGAAGATCGCCCACTCCGGCCGCGAGTTCACCATCCCGCTGCCGGGAGAGGCGGTGCCGATGCGGCTCTCCGCCCGGCCCGAACATCCGATCCCGATCTACCTGGCGACGATGTCGCCCGCGATGCTGCGGTTGACCGGCGAGATCGCCGACGGGTGGCTCGGGACCAGCTTCGTGCCGGAAGGCGCCGTGGAGGCCTACTTCGCGCACCTCGACGAGGGACTGCGCGACGCCGGGCGCAGCCGAGCGGACCTGGACGTGTGCCAAGGCGCGGAGGTGGCGTTCGCGCGCGACGAGGACGCGCTGCGCCCGATGGTGGCGGCGCGCAAGGAAGCGCTCGCGTTCAGCCTGGGCGGGATGGGCTCGGCGTCGACCAACTTCTACAACCGGGCCTACGGCCGCCAAGGCTGGGCGGAGGTCGCGGCGGAGGTCCGCGACCGCTGGCAGGCGGGCGACCGCGCGGGCGCGGCGGCGCTCGTCACCGATGACATGGTGCTCGCCACCACCCTGATCGGCACCGAGCCGATGGTGCGGGAACGGCTGCGGGTATGGCGCGACGCCGGGGTCGACCTGGTGCGGCTCTACCCGGCGGGCGACGACCTCGACGAACGGCTGAGCACGCTGGCCAGGGCGATCGAGCTGGTGCGCGAGGTGGACGGCCGACCACCGGAGCACCGCGGTCCGCGCAGGAGTGATCGGCCGGGCTACCAGTCCAACCCGACCTGA
- a CDS encoding SRPBCC family protein, with translation MEWTGARLADRPGTEVRTWVAATPEQVWPVVSDIELLPGGSRELRSVQWLDGATGPALGARFRGHNGNDVLGEWTTTSHVVECEPGRAFAWAVQDPAEPLATWRFALRPQDGGTELSYRVRIGPGRSGLTMAVERMPEKEQKIVFRRLSDLAENMGATLELLKRTAERAA, from the coding sequence ATGGAGTGGACTGGAGCACGGCTCGCGGACCGGCCGGGTACCGAAGTGCGGACCTGGGTCGCCGCCACTCCGGAACAGGTGTGGCCGGTCGTGTCCGACATCGAACTGCTGCCCGGCGGCAGCCGCGAACTGCGCTCCGTGCAGTGGCTCGACGGGGCGACCGGCCCCGCGCTGGGCGCGCGCTTCCGCGGGCACAACGGCAACGACGTGCTGGGGGAGTGGACCACGACCTCGCACGTCGTCGAGTGCGAGCCCGGCCGCGCCTTCGCCTGGGCCGTGCAGGACCCCGCCGAGCCCCTCGCGACCTGGCGGTTCGCCCTGCGACCGCAGGACGGCGGGACCGAACTGAGCTACCGGGTGCGGATCGGGCCGGGGCGTTCCGGGCTCACGATGGCCGTCGAGCGGATGCCGGAGAAGGAGCAGAAGATCGTGTTCCGGCGGCTGTCCGACCTGGCGGAGAACATGGGCGCCACCCTCGAACTCCTCAAGCGCACCGCGGAACGGGCGGCCTGA
- a CDS encoding winged helix-turn-helix transcriptional regulator: MRRTSFGNWPCSIARVADLLGDAWTTLLLREAFYGFRRFDEFRQELGIARNTLTDRLRLLVDEGLLAKQRYQAEPERYEYVLTDKGRDFFPVLAAMATWGDRWLADADGPPITFHHHPCGHDSHAEVVCAECARPMRAQDSEMRMGPGFPPKLARRPDVVRRFGAEPE, from the coding sequence ATGCGGCGGACTTCGTTCGGGAACTGGCCCTGCTCGATCGCGCGGGTCGCGGACCTGCTCGGCGACGCCTGGACGACGCTGCTGCTGCGGGAGGCGTTCTACGGGTTCCGGCGCTTCGACGAGTTCCGGCAGGAACTGGGCATCGCGCGCAACACCCTCACCGACCGGCTGCGCCTGCTGGTGGACGAAGGGCTGCTGGCCAAGCAGCGCTACCAGGCTGAGCCGGAGCGGTACGAGTACGTGCTCACCGACAAGGGCCGCGACTTCTTCCCCGTGCTGGCTGCGATGGCGACCTGGGGAGACCGCTGGCTCGCCGACGCGGACGGGCCGCCGATCACGTTCCACCACCACCCTTGCGGGCACGACAGCCACGCCGAGGTCGTGTGCGCGGAGTGCGCCCGGCCGATGCGCGCGCAGGACAGCGAGATGCGGATGGGGCCCGGGTTCCCGCCCAAGCTGGCCCGGCGTCCCGACGTCGTGCGTCGGTTCGGTGCCGAACCGGAGTGA
- a CDS encoding NB-ARC domain-containing protein, whose translation MDDRPQQANSVSGAAGGPVVQTGAHYGDTYIGTTPVRVPREIHPLTGEFVNRDRERTRARALLAHSDGKPGSKIVMFTGLPGVGKSATARHVAGEVDAYPGGELFVDLGKLRGPDGVAVSDALADCLRSLGVQEKVLPSTFAGRAGLYQTWTSGSPVLVLLDDVAEPAEVEPFVPKAPGSSVLVTSNRRLSDLLLDEASVVEIDPLGDEAGSELMQAMCGARRAEQEPAAMRELAGLCGGFPEMLRIMAAALRAHPSLPVAELVAENRADGSQLTSPFTVAYKMLPPEAAELYRRLGLVPVGDFDLDLVRAAAEVPARARRVLVALLDAHFVVDDGSGRYRMHDLVRAHARACAEQHDSAESRAATLRRIVRHCLHRAAFADLAILGRGRLRITDHAELLAGQEQPFTGERAKQDAMSWMDAERATLAAVLRSAVDGGLHRAAWQLAEAMTALYVNRRYLLEWVATTELGVRAAELDERPDAVARLRSFVSRALTDLGELARAEAELDAALPRAEGLGQPRLLASVWELVGRYRDATGRSATAVEAYGQALELFVAAGDLRGRAFVTYFLGCSLDASGEHRRALETLHEALRLIRDVPDERMAGRALTGIGVAHAGLGELDAANDVLHEAISVLIAGEDHYYAAQARERLAEVAAARGDVALQRDNLRAALAVHESFGGPRAADLRAELERLG comes from the coding sequence ATGGACGATCGGCCGCAGCAGGCGAACTCCGTGTCCGGCGCGGCCGGTGGTCCGGTCGTGCAGACCGGCGCGCACTACGGGGACACCTACATCGGTACGACACCGGTGCGCGTGCCGCGTGAGATCCATCCGCTGACGGGGGAGTTCGTCAATCGCGACCGGGAGCGCACCCGTGCCCGCGCACTGCTCGCGCACAGCGACGGGAAGCCCGGCTCGAAGATCGTGATGTTCACCGGGCTGCCCGGTGTGGGGAAGTCCGCTACGGCTCGGCACGTGGCGGGTGAGGTCGACGCCTATCCCGGTGGCGAGCTCTTCGTGGACCTCGGGAAGCTGCGCGGACCCGACGGTGTCGCCGTCAGCGATGCGCTCGCGGACTGCCTGCGTTCGCTGGGCGTGCAGGAGAAGGTGCTGCCGTCCACGTTCGCCGGGCGCGCCGGTCTCTACCAGACGTGGACCAGCGGATCGCCGGTCCTGGTGCTGCTCGACGACGTGGCCGAACCCGCCGAGGTGGAGCCGTTCGTGCCGAAGGCGCCGGGCAGTTCGGTGCTGGTGACCAGCAACCGGCGGCTCAGCGACCTGCTGCTCGACGAAGCCTCGGTGGTCGAGATCGACCCGCTCGGCGACGAGGCAGGCAGCGAACTCATGCAGGCGATGTGCGGTGCCCGCCGGGCCGAGCAGGAACCGGCGGCGATGCGCGAGCTCGCCGGGCTCTGCGGCGGCTTCCCCGAGATGCTGCGGATCATGGCCGCCGCGCTGCGCGCACATCCGAGCCTGCCGGTGGCGGAGCTCGTCGCGGAGAACCGGGCGGACGGGTCGCAGCTGACCTCGCCGTTCACCGTCGCCTACAAGATGCTGCCGCCGGAGGCCGCGGAACTGTACCGGCGGCTCGGCCTGGTGCCGGTCGGCGACTTCGACCTGGACCTGGTGCGCGCCGCGGCCGAGGTCCCGGCTCGGGCGCGCCGGGTGCTGGTCGCCTTGCTGGACGCGCACTTCGTGGTCGACGACGGCAGCGGCCGCTATCGGATGCACGACCTGGTGCGGGCGCACGCGCGGGCCTGCGCCGAGCAGCACGACTCCGCGGAGTCCCGGGCCGCGACGTTGCGGCGAATCGTGCGGCATTGCCTGCACCGGGCCGCGTTCGCCGACCTGGCGATCCTCGGACGGGGCAGGCTGCGGATCACCGACCACGCGGAACTGCTCGCGGGACAGGAGCAGCCGTTCACCGGTGAGCGCGCGAAGCAGGACGCGATGAGCTGGATGGACGCCGAACGCGCGACGCTGGCCGCGGTGCTGCGGTCCGCTGTGGACGGTGGGCTGCACCGCGCGGCGTGGCAGCTGGCCGAGGCGATGACCGCGCTCTACGTCAACCGCCGCTACCTGCTGGAATGGGTCGCGACCACCGAACTCGGGGTGCGGGCCGCGGAACTCGACGAGCGGCCTGACGCGGTCGCCCGGTTGCGCAGCTTCGTGTCCCGCGCCCTGACCGACCTCGGTGAGCTCGCACGCGCCGAAGCGGAGCTCGACGCCGCGTTGCCGCGGGCGGAGGGACTCGGGCAGCCGCGCTTGCTGGCCTCCGTGTGGGAACTCGTGGGCCGGTACCGCGACGCGACCGGGCGGAGCGCGACGGCGGTCGAGGCGTACGGCCAGGCGCTGGAGCTGTTCGTCGCCGCCGGGGACCTGCGAGGCCGGGCGTTCGTGACGTACTTCCTCGGGTGCAGCCTGGACGCGTCCGGTGAGCACCGGCGAGCCCTGGAGACGCTGCACGAGGCGCTGCGGCTGATCAGGGACGTGCCGGACGAGCGGATGGCGGGGCGCGCCCTCACCGGTATCGGCGTCGCCCACGCGGGGCTCGGCGAACTCGACGCCGCGAACGATGTGCTGCACGAGGCGATCTCGGTGCTCATCGCGGGCGAGGACCACTACTACGCCGCGCAGGCCAGGGAACGGCTCGCCGAGGTCGCCGCCGCTCGTGGAGACGTGGCGCTGCAACGGGACAACCTGCGCGCCGCGCTCGCCGTGCACGAGAGCTTCGGCGGGCCCCGCGCGGCGGACCTGCGGGCGGAGCTGGAACGGCTCGGCTGA
- a CDS encoding LysR family transcriptional regulator gives MLDVRRMLLLVEVAERGSLTAAADAAGVTPSAASQQMSRLEADLGQPLLHRLPRGVRLTDAGEALVARGRAIRRELRGADADLEALARLDRGTLRLGSFPTVSASLLPPALTRFARKHPSLHVKVHSGLLAHLLDRLDTGEIELAMLWDYEWNRVDDPSLIVRHLLDDPTVLVVPANSELLEAGEIGLTDLAEQQWIIRADNHPVAEVLRRSCRRAGFEPRIGYESHDYQEAQAMVAAGLGIAIAPRLAMTNRRSDVRLVRFATGVPAPIRRILLARPANRNPTPAAAAMAEILGAVAVKFADQNLNSTQFGTVRTPHQGR, from the coding sequence ATGCTCGACGTCCGGCGGATGCTGCTGCTGGTGGAGGTCGCGGAACGCGGATCGCTCACCGCGGCCGCCGACGCGGCCGGGGTCACGCCGTCCGCCGCCTCGCAGCAGATGTCCAGGCTCGAAGCCGACCTCGGTCAGCCCCTGCTGCACCGGTTGCCGCGCGGAGTCCGGCTCACCGATGCGGGCGAAGCCCTCGTCGCCAGGGGCCGGGCGATCCGCCGCGAGCTGCGCGGCGCGGACGCGGATCTGGAAGCGCTCGCCCGGCTGGACCGCGGGACGCTGCGGCTGGGTTCGTTCCCCACGGTGAGCGCGTCGCTGCTGCCCCCGGCGCTGACCCGCTTCGCCCGCAAGCACCCGAGCCTGCACGTCAAGGTGCACTCCGGGCTGCTGGCGCACCTGCTCGACCGGCTCGACACCGGCGAGATCGAACTCGCGATGCTGTGGGACTACGAGTGGAACCGCGTCGACGACCCCTCGCTGATCGTGCGCCACCTGCTCGACGATCCGACCGTGCTGGTGGTGCCCGCGAACTCGGAGCTGCTCGAAGCCGGCGAGATCGGCCTCACCGATCTCGCCGAACAGCAGTGGATCATCCGCGCGGACAACCATCCCGTTGCGGAAGTGCTGCGCCGCAGCTGTCGGCGCGCCGGTTTCGAACCGCGCATCGGGTACGAGTCGCACGATTACCAGGAGGCGCAGGCGATGGTGGCCGCCGGGCTCGGCATCGCCATCGCGCCCAGGCTGGCGATGACGAACCGTCGCAGCGACGTCCGGCTGGTGCGCTTCGCCACCGGAGTGCCCGCGCCGATCCGGCGAATCCTGCTGGCCCGCCCCGCGAATCGCAATCCCACTCCCGCCGCCGCGGCGATGGCCGAGATCCTGGGCGCCGTGGCGGTGAAGTTCGCCGATCAGAACCTCAACAGCACCCAGTTCGGCACCGTGCGCACCCCGCACCAGGGGCGGTGA
- a CDS encoding PrpF domain-containing protein, with translation MHIPATLVRGGTSKCWLFAQENVPDDIAELERLLVDAYGSADPVQLDGVGGATPTTSKAAVVSASQAPGVHVDYLFGQVGIGVPRVEWGSNCGNCATAIALWAVARGLVPPDGDRTRVVMRNTNTGAVLESDVDTTGGVVHEFGDQTVPGTRAGGVAVGLTFLDPGGRTTGATLPTGRALDVLRAGDDDFPATLVDAGAPAVLVQAGALGASGTESLERMRDLVAPLRQVRRAAAHLILPGRDTGDAVPKVGIVGPPADYISTTGERIDARSHDVSVRMLSMNSPHPAIGLTSAVAVAVAASFRGSTVHDAAGSPSSTATRIGTAAGVVTVACDDLTDSGPRRVTIRRAARVLCEARIHIPDSALPQPA, from the coding sequence GTGCACATACCGGCGACCTTGGTGCGGGGCGGGACCAGCAAGTGCTGGTTGTTCGCCCAGGAGAACGTGCCGGACGACATCGCGGAACTGGAACGGCTGCTGGTCGACGCCTACGGTTCCGCGGACCCGGTGCAGCTCGACGGCGTCGGCGGCGCCACCCCGACGACCTCGAAGGCCGCCGTGGTCTCGGCCTCGCAGGCACCCGGCGTGCACGTCGACTACCTGTTCGGCCAGGTCGGCATCGGGGTGCCGCGCGTCGAATGGGGAAGCAACTGCGGCAACTGCGCCACCGCCATCGCGCTGTGGGCGGTGGCGCGCGGACTCGTCCCGCCCGACGGAGACCGCACTCGCGTGGTCATGCGCAACACCAACACCGGAGCCGTCCTGGAGTCCGATGTGGACACCACTGGCGGCGTGGTGCACGAGTTCGGCGACCAGACGGTGCCCGGCACCAGAGCCGGGGGCGTCGCGGTGGGTCTGACGTTCCTCGATCCGGGCGGCCGCACGACGGGTGCGACCCTGCCCACCGGGCGGGCGCTCGACGTGCTGCGCGCGGGCGACGACGACTTCCCGGCGACGCTGGTCGACGCCGGCGCACCGGCGGTGCTGGTCCAGGCGGGCGCGCTCGGCGCCAGCGGAACGGAATCCTTGGAACGAATGCGTGACCTGGTGGCTCCGCTGCGCCAGGTCCGGCGAGCCGCGGCCCACCTGATCCTGCCCGGCCGCGACACCGGCGACGCGGTGCCGAAGGTCGGCATCGTGGGACCACCGGCCGACTACATCAGCACCACCGGCGAGCGCATCGACGCGCGATCGCACGACGTGTCGGTGCGGATGTTGTCCATGAACAGCCCGCACCCGGCGATCGGGCTCACCTCGGCCGTGGCCGTGGCCGTGGCCGCTTCCTTCCGGGGCAGCACCGTGCACGACGCGGCGGGGTCGCCGAGCTCGACCGCCACGCGGATCGGGACCGCGGCCGGGGTGGTGACCGTGGCCTGCGACGACCTCACCGACTCCGGCCCGCGACGGGTGACCATCCGACGCGCCGCCCGGGTGCTGTGCGAGGCGCGCATCCACATCCCGGACTCGGCGCTGCCGCAGCCCGCATAG